GCCTCCGGCGAACGCTGGAACCTCATTATTTGGATGAGATCATCTGCTATCCGCAACCAGCTCTGCCCCATGTGCAACAAGAAACCTGAGCTGGTGGAAGCAGAGGGGTTTGGAGATGGGTTCACAGAAACCCTTGAAGATGATGCGCCTGAGACTGTGAATCTCTGTTCCTTGTGGTAGCAGACAGTAGGGCTTGATTTCTCCAGACCAGGTTCCTTAAAGCTCCTTTCTGACCTCTCAGACTGCCCTAACAGACTCTTTGATGGATGCGCGAGTCATGCAAGATGTAGGTACCGCCTTGGAAAGTGATGCAAACCCAGTCCTGCTGGGGGTAGGGAAGCCAGCTGCTTGGGCAGCTGAAAGAGCTGGTACGCAGCTCACCAGGGCTGACGCTCGGGCTAGAGGGCTGCTTGGAAGATGTGGAAAGCCTTAACACTTTGAAGAAGGGGAAGAGCTTTTTGTTGCTGGGTGACAGTGGCGGATCTGCTCAAAAGCAAGATACAGGCGATTCACATCAGGCTGCTGGGAATGGCATGGAATGACCATCACCAGAGGTTTACCTAACCCAGGCTCAGAAAAATCCTTCAGCAGCAATATGGGGAGAGCTGATCCCACAGGGTGGCTGAGAGAATCTCTGAGGGACTCCACGAGCTATTTTGAGCAGAAATTTCCCTTTCAAAGGTCTATGAACCTTATTAAGCAAGCAGAAATGGGCTTCAGAGACAAAGCTCTGGGAGCTACCTGCAACAGAGCAAGACTTCCCAGAGGAAGGCAAGAGCGTACATTGAAATCCCTTCCTTTagttacatgaaaataaaaaataaccttcTCAACCCGGATGCAGTGTGGAGCTGGGTCTTCTTTATTTGGCACCAAATCCCCCGGCGGCCGATGTCTTTGGAGGGTGAAGCGCTTTCCCCGTCTCGCTGCCGGAGATCACAGGCTCCCCCCGTCTACAAAACTAACTAAAGAAGCCGAATATCTTCTGATTTGGTGGCTGCCTTATGCTCTGTGGAAAGTTAGTTGTATGTATTTGATATACACATACACCGCCGCATTTCTAAGGGGCTTTTTCATTCACTCATTCCTTCATTCAGCTGCAGTAGTTACCGCGTGTGGACTGCGTGTCACTGATAATTGCGAAAGGCTGGCTGTGAGCCGGCACAGCTCGCGCAGAGGGTGCTGGTTTCAGCCTTCCCAACGGACCCGCTGTATTTGTGGCCGGGGCCGCCATTAGCACACAGCGCTGATTAGCTTTTCGTTAGCAGCACCCCATTAAAATTGCACCTCGGGAAGGAAACCGGCTGTTTTATTTGTGCGCGGGGTCAAAATTAGCAAGAAGACCACTCGTCAAATCTCCTTCAGCATTTCCTCCAGCAGAAGATGTTAGCGTTTCCTATCTGCGCCTGATTTAGACCCAAAAATTTAAGCCGAGGGGCGATGCCAGCGCGGGCCCGGCGGGACCCGGAACCAAAGAGCGGATCCCGGAACCAAAGGGCGCGGCCCGGTTGCCGGCCGGCCCCGCGCGCGGCGGCCGGaagcggggggaggcgggcgcgGAGACGGCGGCGGGTGCCCCGctcggggccggcggggccgggcccggccgcggtgagtccctccctccctccctcttcttaCCTGCCGCCGGGCCGTCTGAGGGCACCGGGGGGGCGGTGGCACcctccggcggggcgggggggccgctaAAGAGGCGGACATGCGGGGGCCCTGCTTTTAAAGGGGCCGCGCCTTGCGCCCCGCTCTTAAAGGGCCAGTGCACGGAGTACTGAGCTCTTGAAGGGTCAGCACACCGCGTGCTGAGCTCCCGAAGGGCCAGTGCACGTTGCGCAGGTTCTTAAAGGGTCTGCGCGCCTTTTGCTGAGCTCTTAAAGGGCCAGCACACCTTTTGCTGAGGTCTTAAAGGGCCAGCACGGCGCAGGCTCCCAGTGTTGGGGCGAGAGGGGCTGCCCCTGCTGTGGAGACCCGGGGCCACCCGCCAAGAGCCAGGCCTGGGCCAagctgggtgggcaggaggagcCGCCCTACTGTGGCCACGAACCTGGTGGCAGGGGGGAGGCGAGACCCAAGCTTTGGGGCACAGCCAGCTCAGGGTGCTGCCGCGGTGGATTTGGGGCtcatccctgccctgcagcatccccccggACTCACCGGGACGCTCCTGTCTGTACCCAACTCCACACCTGCTGACCCCATTGCCACGGTTGTATAAGAGTGTGTCCCGCGGGCACGTCCACAGATGGAGCGGGCACAGGACCCAAATGCCATCCCACCGGCCAGGCCCTGGTGCGAGGGACGGCTGCTGGGTGCGTGTCGAAGGACTCTTATCAGAAACTTCCCTGCATGTCCTTaattgttgtggggttttttttttgtctgattgaAATTTCCGTTTGGAAATCAATTAAAGGTCTGATTCACTTGGGAGTGAGTCGCCACTTGGGAACGTCGAGGTGGTAAACATGCAATTAATTAAATGCAGTAGTTGGAAGGTGGCTGTGAGAAAGCATTTCCCAGGTAGTGCTCTGCTGATGGTgccagtttgttttttaaattaatgagagCATATATCATGCCGTCTCTGGCCTGTGGCTGCTGGCAGCCGGTCGGGCTGATGGACGGGGATGCCAGCTCAATGCATAATctgttttctaaaagcaaattGGAATATTAAAAATTCATTCTTCCCCTTGGCTTGCTCCTGCTCTTGGCATTTTAAATAATGGGGTGATTGACTCCGTGTTCGGCTTGGGGAGGACATTTTATTCTGCTGACTGTCACTGCAGCATTGATCACACCTTGCCAGCATCCGTCTGCGGGTGCAGTGTCCTCCCGATGGCTCCCAGCCCCGGGGTTGGCCCGTGGCTGCCAGGGGGTGGCCAAGGGGCATGGTGTTGCCTGCAAATGCACCTCAGGCCCCTCAGCACCTGCCCACAGTGGGGGTCAGCCCGATTCTCTCCTACATCATCTCTCACATCTAGGGACAAACATGAGAAGCGTGGGGAAAACCTGGTGGAAGTTTTTCCTGGTGGAAAACCTGCTGTGGGGTGGTTGTCTCGAGGCGGGCGAGGGCTGCCCGGGGATGGCAGTGCTGTCCTTGTACGGTCCCAGCCCCCCACCGGGGGCTTCATTTTGTGGGTTAGTGAAATTCAGTTTGGCCACGGCTGTGTGATGGGTAACCCCAACCTACCCCTGCGCGTCGGGAGCTCAGCGAGAGCAGAGAGGGAGTTTGACAGGAGCAGGTCTTCCAGGGCTGATTGGCTCAGGGTTGGATTTAAGGTTTTTGGACACGTTGCCACTGAGCGAGGGTATTTTCCCCCATAGTGCTGATGTAACCTGTTCCCTCCAGGGGCTGATGCATGATGGCCCACAGCCAGTCTCGGAAGCGATCGCGAAGCAGGAGCAAAAGCAATTCTCGGAGcagacaggagaggaaggagaagaaaaggaggaaaaacagcaaGGACTCACACCGGGGCAGCAGCTCTCCTCCGAGGAAGCGGACCTCTGGGTCTCACAGACACAAGTCAAGCTCAGCGGCAGCTAAGGAAGGTAGGGGAAAGGCCTGCGACCCTGCACTTCCACCAGGTTTCCCTGGGCAGATGCACAGAGAGGGCTCAGAGGGTCCCtgtttttagattaaaaaagGCAGCTGTTGCCTTGCTGTGCACTTTGTGCCCACGTTAGTTTCATTCTGACAAGTGCGGAGCCCTACAGCCCCTCCGCGTGCTGGTCAGGCAAGATGGCACCACATGCTGTGATGTGTTAAAGGTATTGGCACAGAGGGGTCTTTGCGCTGGCGTTTGGGGGCTTTGCTGTTCAGGCAAGAAAGAAACCAGGCTGGGAGGGGGATGACCAGCTGCCGTGGGGCCAGAGCTGCTCCACTCAACCTCTTATGTATtgcagaaaagaagaaggaaggaaaggacaaaaagaagaggaaggcaaGTACCTCTTCCTCTGAGACAGCatcttcatccaccagttcctcgtcttcctcttcctccagctcctcttctgATGACTCCAGTGACAGTGACTCCAAAACGAAGAAGAGTCGACACAGCAAAAAAAAGcgagagaaacagaaagacaaaaagaagaagaagaagaagaaacgaataaagaagaaatcaaaaaagaagtcaaaggaAAGGGCtaaggaggagaaagacaagggAGAAGTGATGCCTGGCCCCTCGCTGGAGCAGTGGCAGAAGGAATCACTGGTGGACTCCGGACCAGGTAACGATGGCGTTTCCCTCCTGCTGAAGCCAGGGCGTACAAGTCTCGCACTGGGGAAAGACACCCACATGTCTCCCTGGGACCCAGGTGAGGTGTCTGAGGGAAGCAGGGCTGCGTACAGGGAGGAGCTCCAGACTCTCCTCCCTCCTACGGACCATGTCCGCCTGTGAGCCACACCAATAAACAGAGAGCGCCACATTCAGAGattaatttctgaagtgtttaGATAGAGTTTATAGATGTTAGTGGGGAACAAAGATGCCAAATGGAAGGTCACGGTCAGCAGTAACACACCGGCAAAGCTGGTACCGGTTTTGGGCCATGAAGTGGCCCTTCCTTTGCATGGTTCATCACTGAACCCCGGGTACCGCCAGGAAACTGGTGCGGGGTTTGTGTCTGTTCACTGCGGGCGCGGTTCTGTGTCCCTTGGCCAGGAACCGCCCCCCCCAGCACGGCTCTGACTAACTGATGCATTCCAGTTTTAACAGATGAACAAAAATCCCGAATCCAGGCTATGAAACCGATGACAAAGGAAGAATGGGACGCGAGGCAGAGTGTCATAAGGAGAGTCGTGGATCCCGAAACAGGGAGAACCAGGTATGATCCATGGAAAAAGGGAGACAGGTTGTCCGTCCCTATCCATGTTGTGTGGGTTGGAGTCCTGGAGGATGCTGCTCCACAGCACTGCAGTACCGTGCATGGGCCCAGGTCCCCTTCAGTAGCAAAGGCCTGAGCCGCTCCCTTGCACGTCCTCTCCCATCAGACCTGGTGTTACTTACCCAGAAAGTGACATGTTTGACGCCAAATTACCAAATTGTGCTGGGGCTCCATCCCAGGGGCACTGGTCTGtgtcccagccagcagctgtggGATGCAGACACCAGAGCACCCTGCTGCCCAAGGCAGGTTTGTTCCTTGTACTGTGAAGGGTTCCGCTTCTTCCCATTAAATGGGACTCTGCAACGGGGGGCAGAACAGGCATCGGAGGGATGACTGGCACCTCCTCACCCCGCTGCTTCAGGCACTTGCCTTTCAGCTCCGAAGCACACGCGCTCTCAGCCCCGGTTAACATCTGGGTGCAAGTGAGGAGGGAGTGTGTGCACCCCTTGGGGTTACAGGCAACAATCAAACCAAAGTCCGTTTAGCTGCCAAATAGAAAtgacccatttttttttaataaactgcaaGCAGAAAACATGTTGCTGAAGAGAATTGGGTATGACAAGTCCAGTTTTAAAATAGAAggcagcctgcagggctcagggagGTGTGGAACAAAGGTCGGTTCCCCGTGAGGCACGTAATGAAGACAATTAAATTTCTGTTCATGTTTGGAGGTTTGAGCTGCCTCCGACACCGCTTGGAATTTGCTCGGCAAGGTGCTCCCCGGTCTGGCTGCCTTTCAGGCCCAAACTGGCTCCTGTTTCTGAATGTCTCTGCAGTGTTCTGGGGCAGCCAGGACCAGACCTAAACTTGGTGTGAAAAAAAGGATGAGGTTTTGCAGAGTTTGGGGTCACTGCTGTTGACAGCGAAGCCTCTGCAGATGGTGGGGTGGCAGGAGATGCTTTTGTTACAAGTTTTCTCTCCCGCTGTGTGCAAGCGTGACTAGCTCTGCACACAGCAGACATGCCCACAGCCTGGGACAGCTGGCCCATGCAGGGGGATGCTGATTTCTCAGGGGACCACACCTGTCCTTGCTGTGGCGTGGTGACATTAATCCCACAGGAGCAATGGAAAAGTCTGCCATGCTATTTAAGCtagaaaaagccagaaaaggTCACATAATGCAACTTCAAGGGTAGGTCCTTGCTGGCCTTGCCTAGAGGTGCATCAGCCCAGCACCTGGTCCCGGGCGTGCTGTGAGGGAGCTGGTGGCTGCGTGCCTGAGCTGGGGCACAACAGGAGCCCTGGGGGTGGGGAGTCGGCACCTTCTCCAGCTGGAAAATAGCATTGCTGGTAGGAACTTGCCAGTAGCCCTCACAGCTTGTGGCCCTGTGCTTGTCTTCCAGGCTTATTAAGGGAGACGGAGAAGTACTAGAAGAAATCGTCAGCAAGGAGAGACACAAGGAGATTAACAAGGTAGTGGGGGCTTGCCGCCAGCAGGAGGTGCTGGTGGGTGGGCGCAGGTGGGGAGCTGCTGCACCCAGAGGTGTTGTCTtgcctccctggggaccccaccAACTCTACCAGGGCAAGCCGagccctggcagctctgcaggggcCCCTgcgggtgggtgctggtggtCCTTCACCCTTGGGCAGGTGGTGCTGTGAGTGCCCGTGTCTCTCCCTTTGCAGCAAGCCACCCGGGGGGACGGGCTGGCCTTCCAGACAAGGACAGGGATGCTGCAGTGAGCATGCGGGTGCCAGCCATGCCAggagcctgccctgctgccagcgtcAGCCCAGGTGCGAGCCTCTGCCTCTGGACCACGCAGACAGCACCGTGTCAGGATGCTTCCCCAGGGGCAGTTTCCAGCCGCTCTGTAAGTTAGTGACTGGGAAGGACCTGGCTTTAATGGTTCATCTCCCAGTAAAcagcttctcccctccctctcctgaCTGGGGCCAGCATAGCTGTAAGGGGCCAGCATGGCTGTAATGCACTTGGGCCTGTTCACCCCCTGCCCCTTTCAAGGCTGgaggagctctgcagcacccagggaaCAGGCTCGCTGGCGCTGAGCACCTAGGGGTGCTGCTGCCGCTCAGCTCTGGGCTTTGGTGGGCCAGAGACCAACACTGTGGCCAAGCCAGGCTACGCACTGGGGCTGCAAAACGTGCAGCTGGCTGCCACTTCTTCCCTTCAGGGGCTGCTCTCGGCCCCTTCCGTGTTGGATCTGCACGCCCTGTGCTTACCTGGTGCTGCAGGCTCGCAGGCCCTTCCCACTCACCCACCCACTCAGAGACGAGCAGCCGTGCCGCTGCGTGGCTCTGCTCAGGCTGCATCTCCTCTGCGCCTTCCAGTGCCACCCTCCGCTGGGCCCCAGTGGCTTTCCTCGGACTTTTTGCAGCTTCATCTCGccgggtggtgctgggggagcaggggcCTGGCACGCTGCACAGGGGGGTGCGGGCAGGCGTGCTTTGCAGAGGGGTGGGTTTGCCTTGCTTGGCTGTTCCTGCATGCAACtcgtatcccttccctccagcgcaGGCCCCAGGCAGCGTGAGGGCTCTGGGCTTTTTGCGGCCCGTGCCCATAGATGCTGTGAAGCCAACAGCTGGCTTTTCCCCCACTGCAAAGTCCATACGTCTAcaaactgttaaaaaagaaaaaaaaaaaaaggacaaatggtTTAAAGGACAAATGGGTCAAAGGACAAATGGGTCCTGCAGGACTGATCCCTGCAGAGGGTTTCCATGTTCTGTTCATTGCTGTAATCCCATTAAACTGGCACCTGCTCACGTCTTGGGGTTTCTGACTTTGTTTCTAGagtctcacaaaaaaaaaagcagacagagaagaGCCTTCCCATTTCTTTAATCTGTGTAACTCACAATGATACTGTACACAAAGCACACCCAGGCATTGGAACGATGCACTAAcagcaaggaggagaaggaagttGTACAGAAGGTTTGTCACACACAAGCGAGTCATCGGCACGGTACTGTACACACAGGGGCGTACCCAGCGCGGCTGCCGGCGCCCTCGGGCATGCCCTCCGGTGGTTCCCCACACGCGTCTGTTACCcctaaagcaattattttttataaataaaatataactaaCATCGTTGGAATATAAAATTGACAGTCAAGGGTATCAACAGGCAGAGGGTgctgaggacagggaggggaccgTAAGGCTTCTAGAACTAATAGGAAATGCAGCAAACGGTGGCGATACCTGAAGAAGGGGCTGCTACAGCAAGCACGGCGGCTGCTGGGCGGAGCGGGAGTTCGTTAGTAACCCTTTGGCTAGTTACTGCTCTCGGCTCGCGTGTCGGACACTGTAAACGTTTTTGGTATTAGAATTTCGCCTCATCTGACGGAGTGATCTAGCAAACCCAGGAAAACAGCTCGGAGGGAATGCACGGGctcctctttgtttttaaaagactttaaaggGACAGCGTCAGGTAGGAAGTCTAGCCCACTAGCGCAGTAAtacaaaaagctgctttttataaaaaaaaataaaatctgagctCCATGGCAGAGTTTGATTCCcatggaaacaattaaaaaaaaaaaaaaaaaaaagaaaaagactgaggcAGCCCGTGCAGGGCGGGCCGTATTGTGCTAGTGTGCGAGAACGGGACGtgggctgcagcagaagcagcgcGACTCGCCGGCCGCGCCGACAGCTGCCCAGACAACGACAGGGAGGAGTACAAGAAACGTCGtattctttcatttcaaagcaaacaagTTATTTGTAATAAATTAGGTCTGTAACCTGACAGTGCCCCTTTAGTAGGGATGGAATATATACATTCATCTTTCCCTCACTGCATCCAAACGGATCCTCTTCCATACACGTGGAAAGGCATCGGGTCACATGCATTGCTCTCCAAAACAGCTCGGAACAAACAGGTTATAAACACAGAGTTAAACTATTGCTATTGTTCTTTGAGTGAGTAGCACGTTGATCTTTGCTTCAGAGAGATGAGTGCCAGATGGGGGCGGCTGAGGATAGATTGATGTAGACTACGATGGACTGAATCGGTGGAGAAAAAACTTATTGGCGTATTTCCTGGTAACTACACCCACCTCATCTGGTATTATTGCAGCAATAAAGGTCCTGCTCTACAATTGCTTCTCCGTGTCGGATCCGTACAATGGCAACGGATGGGGGGCGCCAGGGAAAGGACCCGGGCAAGTTTCAAGAAGCTCAACAAAGGATGAGGACGGAGGAGCCATGATTGTCAGTCTGACTGGTTAGTAGCTGATTAAAACATGAAGTGATGGAGAGGTGAGTATAATATTGCACTTCTGCATTCATTGACAGTTACATTAAACTTGGTccataaaataattgctttgtacATAATGCCTGAaacaaaaagctacatttttaaatattaataaaccCTGAAGGTTCCAGTCcctccagatattttttttcctctacataaataaataactttcAATTTTATATATCCACTTTTTATGTTGAACATTTACATTCGCCTCTGTTTTACACTATCTACACATAGGAAAATGTGAACATCTCGTCAGCATTGGAAAATGTACAGATCATGCCTTGGTTGTGGGCTTGGAGGACAGTTGAATTTCGCAAAGGCCATATCCAAATTTACAGAAATGATTTTGTGATGTGGTTTGGTGACTTCACAGGATGGATTGTGGCTTGGCTTCCTACTCAGATGGCGTCTGATAGAACATTCGACTAGCAAAAAGCTGGGACAATTCACATAGTTTTTAAACCCAGTAAGCTCTGGATGTACATTCAGAGAGAGCTAAGCTGAGTCGGCAGAAAGGGAAGTCAGCTTTCGGTAACAAAAGTCATCAGATACATTCTGTAATTGAATAATTATCAAAGAGAAGTGGTTAAACATTTTGCAGTCAGGCTGCAAGACGTGGGAGACGCACTGGGCGGCAGGCGGGCAGTTGGGTTCGAGCACTCCACCGGCTCGGACGCCGTCGGCAGCTCAGCActgtccctcctctgcctccgCTTCGACCCTCCAGCGCCACGAACACGAGATCTACCTTGGATGTCTGATGAGTTAGATTTGCCTACCGTGGCCCAGAGCCAGTTAGCAGAGCAGCGTTCACAGTGCTGTGTGTCTCAGTGCGGCCGTCCTGCACTTCATATCGAAACAGTTAATAAAATGAAGCAGCCAGTCTAAAAAATTCTTTGTTATAAATAAGATCCTCATAAGTAGAAAGTGATATAAAGACGGGAAAGTGTGGTGGGGGAAAGCAGGGTTACACATAGTCGGGGAGCTCGGTAGGACTATAAAATCTCCACGTGAAGAGGCCAACTGGAGTCTAAATGGGCAGCCCGGAGCCCCCGGGGTGGCCGTCCCTCCGCCCTGGGCGGCGTGTGCAAGGAGGGAACTGGGCCCCGCGCCGGGGCTGACCCGGGAGGGACAGGACTAAGGGCCTTTTTGGCAAGCCCTCGCTCTAGGCACTGTTCTCCTCCGCTGCTGCAGAGCGATGCGCTCCCGTTCCTGTACCGCGCACTGTCTCGGTGGCACCGGGGACGCCGGCCGGCAGCCAGCGCTTCGCCCTGCgcaccagcagctcccctctgccGCGCAGCCAGCCCTGGCTCGCTCCAGCAGCGCACAAACCATCAGCTCAGGCACATCCACTGAGAAACACACCAGGAAAATTAAGATATGGCCTTTTCTTAAGCTTGCCTGACATCGTTGGCACACTTCCTTACAGTCTCCTTACTGCTGGAAAAACTTctgcacagatttcttttttttttaaatatatacatatacatatatatacgtgtgtgtgcatatgtatatgcacatatgtatatatatacacacacacaccctggcTTAGCAATATTTCATTGTCATGCACTACAAACAGTTAGGTGTAGCTACATGAGATGGTAACAGGTTTCCATTCTAAAAATCATCAGTGCAAAAAACAATGAGGTTTTACAGTTCAGTAACTACAGGTAAAAGAAGCGAGTCTAGTTCCCATGAAAGCTGCTACTGAACTTGGAGAGAACCTGGGAAGAAGAAAACGTCTCAGAGGTGGGTGTTGAGAGAGTCAGACCCTGCACTTGGATGAGAAGAACTGCAATGCAAATCTGGCTGCTGAGTGCCTTCAGCTGCTTCCAAAGATACGGTGGTTACTTTTGGAAATAATATATAGCGAGAATATTTGGAGACTTTAACAGCAAATTAAGTGTCTGAGGTTTGCAACAGCTCAAACAAAATAGCTTGTATTCCTCTTTTAATAGGTCAACGCATTAAATTCCATCGGCTTCTAAAAggtctctttaaaaaataacagtaataacaataacaacCCCACTTTCTTGGGCGTGAATCTGCCGACATTCTGCCTCTACCAACAGCATCGATACATCTTTATGCTTTGCCACTGCACGTACTCCTTGAGAAAGTGGCTGAACTTGAAGCTCTTTGTACAGGTAAAGCTCTCGGTTGCTCTGCCTGGCACAGCCCACGATAAATCCCTCGCTTGGGGCTGTCTGTGCCGGGGAAACAGCGTGCTTTTTgaaccccaaacccaccctgtgCCCACACCGGCAGAGCACCTCAGTCTGACTCCTGGGACAACCAAGAACAAGTTCCCCCAGCCTCATCCCCTGTTCCCGTGGCTCTGAGGACAGCTCTCGGTCACGCATATCGGAGCGATGGCTAACAAGGCGAGGAGGCACGTATTTACAGTCACTAAACCTGGATAagagaaggaggcaggagagagcGCGATCTTGACCTGGAGACTTTTCCCCCCGATTTCCAGCTGTTCCTTGGGCTCGTGCTGCACAAACCTGACGCTCCCGCTGCAAGGCCTGCACATTCTGCGTGGGAAACATCCCGTCTCTTCCCAGAATACCATGATGTTATTAGAGTAGCACCATATTTACCCTTCCAGCCCGTAACGCCGGCCTCGtccctctttccttttgttttctcctccgGTGGTTGCAGCCGACAGTCGCTGGCTCTGGCCTGGCTACTTCTGCCCCAAGAGGCCAGACTCCAGCCGGGATGCTGCACTCCGGCCCCAGCACCCCGTGGCGATGCTCATGCTTCTTTGGCTGcgttccctgtccctctccttGTCGCCGTCGGACTGGCTCTGGGTGCGCTCGGGGCGGTGGCCGGCGCCGCTGCCGGTGGCCGAAGGCTGGGAGGAGATGGTCCGCAGCAGGTGATTCCTCTTGCGCAGGAACTCAGTCTGGCTGGGCAGCCCGAAGCTGCCCTTCCGCAGCGCCATGCGCGTGGTGTTCTTGGCGGGGCGCGAGCGGTGGTTGTACTCCAGCTGGGCCAGGTGGGCCGCGTACCCCTCCGTGATGAACTGCGAGACAAGAGGGATGAGGGCAGGCGTTAAGAGGGATGGGACACGTTTCCCTGCTAGCCACCTGGCAGCCAAACGGGTTCACTGTGCCAGGTTCTCTGGGGTGACGTACAAGACGTGGAACCACTCAGATGTGGTGGGCCCTGGTCTGTGGGACAGTTCCTGTCCTCTTGGCAAACACTAGCTCAGTCACCAGTCTGAAGATGACCGAATCCCCATCACCCTCCCACGGGAGGCCCTTGGCAGCGCCTCCGGGGCTCAGACAAGCTGGCTCCTACCTGACACTGGCTCTGCAGCTTCTTGGTGGGTCGGCCAACGATGTAGATGTGCGTGGGCGGGAGGCTGATGGAGCTGTACACAGAGATGTCCTTCGTAGATCCATATGCCGCATGGATCCTCATgtggagctgtggggagagacagCAACACGCGGTCAGAGCATACGGGCGCCCCATGCTCAACAGgccgggctttttttttttaaatagcgtTTGTGGGAATCGCAGGTCAATAACTTATGTAAGTTCCCAGCTGGGTAACGCAGCGCTGTGCAAAGTGCTAATTAACAGAGCTGGGGATGTTTACAGGCCAGAACAAGAGGAGTAACAGCAACACGAAAGCAGATCTCCGCTTGCTGAGCCACAGCCTTTCCTTGAGGTCCGCGGGGGGCAGGGACGCCGCGCACTTCACCGCCTGCTTGTCACTGGGGGAGAAGAGCTGTCTGCAACCCCCCCATGCAGTAATCATTAGCGGGGAGCGTTCCCCTCCCCCGGCCGTGCTGCTGCATGCAATTCTGCTGGTTAActctgctgggcagagggagaagggacaGGCAGCAAAATACTGCTGCTTTCCAGGGATTCGTCTGCCTCCGCTCcgagcagagagcagctcctggcCAACCCTTTCCTTAGTGGGCtgaagcaggagctggcaggggaggTGCGGACACCGGTGCCACCACAGACTTTGTCCCCGGAGCCACAGGCAGGCCAGggagactgaaaggaaaactctGACCCTGGTCACAAACTTGTTCTTCTGGAGGACAAGGGAGAGCAGGCAGCAAGTGAGGGCCAGCTGCTCCCACCACTGCGACACAGGCCAAAACGAGAGTCCAGGAGAGTTAACGAGGGGCTTTTCCTGCTATTCGAGGCAGGGCACAAGTGCTCAGGATGCTGGAAGTTCCTTCACTTGCCAGACAAAGAAAACCTCGTTTTACCTAGAGCTTTTCTGAGGCTCTGGGCTGAACGACGTTAAGACCTCCCCGGGGTCACACACTCGGGAAGA
This Chroicocephalus ridibundus chromosome 13, bChrRid1.1, whole genome shotgun sequence DNA region includes the following protein-coding sequences:
- the ARL6IP4 gene encoding ADP-ribosylation factor-like protein 6-interacting protein 4 isoform X1, whose amino-acid sequence is MMAHSQSRKRSRSRSKSNSRSRQERKEKKRRKNSKDSHRGSSSPPRKRTSGSHRHKSSSAAAKEEKKKEGKDKKKRKASTSSSETASSSTSSSSSSSSSSSSDDSSDSDSKTKKSRHSKKKREKQKDKKKKKKKKRIKKKSKKKSKERAKEEKDKGEVMPGPSLEQWQKESLVDSGPVLTDEQKSRIQAMKPMTKEEWDARQSVIRRVVDPETGRTRLIKGDGEVLEEIVSKERHKEINKQATRGDGLAFQTRTGMLQ
- the ARL6IP4 gene encoding ADP-ribosylation factor-like protein 6-interacting protein 4 isoform X2 — translated: MMAHSQSRKRSRSRSKSNSRSRQERKEKKRRKNSKDSHRGSSSPPRKRTSGSHRHKSSSAAAKEEKKKEGKDKKKRKASTSSSETASSSTSSSSSSSSSSSSDDSSDSDSKTKKSRHSKKKREKQKDKKKKKKKKRIKKKSKKKSKERAKEEKDKGEVMPGPSLEQWQKESLVDSGPDEQKSRIQAMKPMTKEEWDARQSVIRRVVDPETGRTRLIKGDGEVLEEIVSKERHKEINKQATRGDGLAFQTRTGMLQ